From the genome of Palaemon carinicauda isolate YSFRI2023 chromosome 6, ASM3689809v2, whole genome shotgun sequence, one region includes:
- the LOC137643259 gene encoding uncharacterized protein produces MKLVFLAPQQFHQFLEGHSVVVMSDNTTVVAYINKQRGIFSQPLSHLAVEILRWAEIHSISLSARFIPGKRNVLADNLSRASQIVRTKRSVEHLVANKVLTLGSSPTGDLFAMALNFRLLLYCSPVSDPKAL; encoded by the coding sequence atgaagctTGTCTTTTTGGCCcctcaacagttccatcagttcctagagggccactcagtggtggtgatgagcgacaacaccacggtagtagcttacatcaacaagcaaagaggtattttttcgcagcccctatcacatctagcagtagagatactgagatgggctgagaTTCATTCGATAtcactatcagcacgcttcattccaggtaaaaggaatgtgcttgccgacaatctgagcagagcatcccagatagtgagaaCCAAAAGGTCTGTGGaacatctagtagccaacaaagtcctgactttaggAAGTTCTCCGACTGGGGATCTCTTCGCAATggccctaaacttcaggctcctgctgtactgctccccagtctcagaccccaaggctctctag